The proteins below are encoded in one region of Helianthus annuus cultivar XRQ/B chromosome 2, HanXRQr2.0-SUNRISE, whole genome shotgun sequence:
- the LOC110888593 gene encoding uncharacterized protein LOC110888593, with product MKAIQEQDQGLYDWLTKTPLKHWSRAYFRGRAKSGVLFNNLCEVFSRQLAGGSDKCRGKSDVLLKNLCEVFNRQLVRGRDKPIITCLELSREYLMKRIVNVQKEIDKWSSLLMPGSVEEFQIIKTNASNYTVMFSRQNKYQVSGGPGLEQRVVHVGHKTCSCRGWELNVMPCKHAVAVIWDMNAQGIHAGYPEAWVDPVSSLDSWKSIYTYTIGPINGREMWTPSTCPTTLTPPKHLTQVRRPNKKRKKSAI from the exons ATGAAAGCTATTCAAGAGCAGGACCAAGGCCTATATGATTGGTTGACAAAGACTCCACTAAAACACTGGTCTAGAGCATACTTCAGGG GTAGGGCAAAAAGTGGTGTGTTATTTAACAATTTATGTGAGGTTTTTAGTAGACAGCTAGCTGGAGGAAGTGAtaagt GTAGGGGAAAAAGTGATGTGTTATTGAAAAATTTATGTGAGGTTTTCAATAGACAACTAGTTAGGGGAAGAGATAAGCCTATTATTACTTGCTTAGAGCTCAGTAGGGAATACCTAATGAAGAGAATTGTGAATGTGCAAAAGGAAATTGACAAGTGGTCTAGTCTATTGATGCCTGGATCTGTAGAGGAATTTCAGATAATCAAGACTAATGCTTCAAACTACACAGTGATGTTTTCTAGGCAGAACAAGTATCAGGTTAGTGGTGGTCCAGGTTTGGAACAACGTGTAGTACATGTGGGACATAAGACTTGTTCATGTAGGGGGTGGGAATTGAATGTAATGCCATGCAAGCATGCAGTGGCAGTGATATGGGATATGAATGCACAAGGCATTCATGCTGGATATCCGGAAGCATGGGTTGATCCTGTTTCTTCGCTTGACAGTTGGAAGAGTATCTATACATACACTATTGGGCCAATAAATGGAAGGGAAATGTGGACACCTTCTACGTGTCCTACAACACTAACACCTCCCAAGCATCTAACCCAAGTTAGGAGGCCTAATAAAAAGAGAAAGAAATCAGCAATTTAG